From the Methanobacteriaceae archaeon genome, one window contains:
- a CDS encoding gamma carbonic anhydrase family protein has translation MEHIEDSIVICPGAQVFGDVELSENVSIWHGAILRGDTDSITIGKNSNVQDNCVVHCTKDFPVEIGENVSIGHGAVVHGCKIDDNVLVGMNATVLDGAHISKNSIVGAGAVVSEGKEFPENSLIIGVPAKAIKQLSDEQVQLIQNNADNYVKLSKQYKED, from the coding sequence ATGGAACATATTGAAGACTCTATTGTAATATGCCCTGGTGCACAAGTATTTGGTGATGTTGAATTAAGTGAAAACGTATCTATATGGCATGGAGCTATATTAAGAGGAGATACTGACTCTATTACCATTGGAAAAAACTCCAATGTTCAAGACAACTGTGTAGTCCACTGTACTAAAGACTTCCCAGTTGAAATCGGAGAAAACGTATCTATCGGTCACGGAGCAGTTGTACACGGATGTAAAATTGATGATAATGTATTAGTTGGAATGAATGCTACTGTACTTGATGGAGCACACATCTCTAAAAACTCTATTGTTGGAGCAGGTGCTGTTGTAAGTGAAGGTAAGGAATTCCCAGAAAACAGTTTAATTATTGGTGTTCCTGCTAAAGCTATTAAACAATTATCCGACGAACAAGTACAATTGATTCAAAATAATGCAGATAATTACGTAAAACTTTCCAAACAGTATAAGGAAGACTAA
- a CDS encoding exodeoxyribonuclease VII large subunit: MEITDEKLLRIALITALIGIIGLILFTPSIEVKKVDIKDITRSMIDEKVSIQGVITDIAQSSSKTNYFLTISDGKAKITLIIFEKQVSEITSRNLDIEDFENNKVEVVGTITEYKNDLELILSSGDSLRIIN, translated from the coding sequence ATGGAAATTACTGATGAAAAATTATTGAGAATTGCACTAATAACTGCATTAATCGGAATAATCGGATTAATTCTGTTTACACCATCAATTGAAGTTAAAAAAGTGGACATTAAAGACATTACAAGGTCAATGATTGATGAAAAAGTATCAATCCAGGGAGTAATAACTGATATTGCACAGTCAAGTTCAAAAACAAACTACTTTTTAACAATAAGTGATGGAAAAGCCAAAATCACGTTAATCATCTTTGAAAAACAGGTATCTGAAATTACATCAAGAAATTTGGATATTGAAGATTTTGAAAACAACAAAGTGGAAGTTGTAGGGACAATAACCGAATATAAAAACGATTTGGAATTGATATTATCAAGTGGTGACAGTCTTAGAATTATTAATTAA
- a CDS encoding anaerobic ribonucleoside-triphosphate reductase activating protein codes for MYIGGTVISSVEFHGNMSLVIFMSKCPLACRYCHNVELLEDNTEWSFDKIKEEIDFSADFLDAVVISGGEPLLQVDAVIEILTYVRQIGLKTKLDTSGIYPDNLKKILDLDLLDYVSLDVKTTFPKYKKITGANVGFNVKKSMNLINESGVHLEIRTTYVPTLHTKKDIYHLVDEIQADVYTIQQFRNKNVLDPNLEKVRVPNPHDLENLAREIKPYFDGIVKIKSAEFGEQVIN; via the coding sequence ATGTATATAGGTGGAACAGTTATTTCTTCTGTTGAATTTCATGGAAATATGTCATTAGTTATTTTCATGTCCAAATGCCCATTAGCTTGTAGGTATTGTCATAATGTAGAACTTCTAGAAGACAATACCGAATGGTCTTTTGATAAAATAAAAGAGGAAATTGATTTTTCAGCTGACTTTTTGGATGCTGTTGTTATTTCTGGCGGAGAGCCATTACTACAAGTTGACGCAGTAATAGAAATATTAACATATGTTCGCCAAATTGGATTAAAAACAAAACTAGACACTAGCGGAATTTATCCAGACAATCTTAAAAAGATATTAGATTTAGATTTACTTGATTATGTTTCATTAGACGTTAAAACAACATTTCCAAAGTATAAAAAAATTACTGGTGCAAATGTGGGTTTTAACGTTAAAAAATCAATGAATTTAATAAACGAGTCTGGAGTGCACTTAGAAATAAGAACAACTTACGTTCCAACACTACACACAAAAAAAGACATTTATCATTTAGTAGATGAAATCCAAGCAGATGTTTATACTATTCAGCAATTTAGAAATAAAAACGTATTAGACCCTAATTTGGAAAAAGTTAGAGTTCCAAATCCACATGATTTGGAAAATTTAGCCCGTGAAATAAAACCATATTTTGACGGTATTGTGAAAATTAAATCAGCAGAATTCGGAGAACAAGTAATTAATTGA
- a CDS encoding sugar phosphate nucleotidyltransferase: MKAIILCAGEGSRMRPLTLTKPKTMLPVAGKPIMQYNIESLRENGITDILLIVRYKEEMVRNYFGDGSEFGVNITYKRQKDFLGTADAISYGKDFIEDSLIVLNGDIILDDEIISDFINKYDDLKPDTLMLLTEVEDPSAFGVVEIDEGHIKSIVEKPKKEEAPSNLVNAGIYIFNEDIFDKIEKTEVSQRGEYEITDSLTMQIEDGKNVMGHKTDKDWIDVGRPWELIEVNEELIKNLKTEIKGEIEEGAHIHGEIFLDEGSVIRAGVYIVGNVYIGKNCDIGPNSYIRGNSYFGDNVHVGNAVEIKNSIIMENTNVSHLSYVGDSVIGSNCNIAAGTNIANLRFDNKSVKTKIKDKMIDSGRRKFGSIIGDSVKTGINSSFSPGVKVGHNATIGSGVLLYDDVPSDTRVLIKQDHIIQDKNEKKE; the protein is encoded by the coding sequence TTGAAAGCAATTATTTTATGTGCTGGTGAAGGGTCCAGAATGAGACCATTAACACTTACCAAGCCCAAAACTATGTTGCCGGTTGCTGGAAAACCGATTATGCAATATAACATAGAATCATTAAGAGAAAACGGCATTACAGATATTTTGCTTATTGTTCGCTACAAAGAAGAAATGGTTAGAAACTATTTCGGTGACGGTAGTGAATTTGGTGTTAATATCACTTATAAAAGGCAAAAAGATTTCTTAGGTACTGCTGATGCAATCTCCTACGGAAAAGATTTCATCGAAGATAGTTTAATTGTTTTAAACGGAGATATTATCTTAGATGATGAAATTATCAGTGATTTTATCAATAAATACGATGATTTAAAACCAGATACATTGATGCTTTTAACTGAAGTTGAAGATCCATCTGCATTTGGTGTTGTAGAAATTGATGAAGGTCATATTAAAAGTATTGTAGAAAAGCCTAAAAAAGAAGAAGCACCAAGTAATTTGGTAAATGCAGGAATCTACATCTTTAATGAAGACATATTTGATAAAATTGAGAAAACTGAAGTTTCCCAAAGAGGCGAATATGAAATTACTGATTCATTAACCATGCAAATTGAAGATGGTAAAAATGTAATGGGTCACAAGACTGATAAAGACTGGATTGATGTTGGTCGCCCATGGGAATTAATTGAAGTTAATGAAGAGCTAATTAAAAACCTTAAAACTGAAATTAAAGGTGAAATTGAAGAAGGAGCTCATATTCACGGAGAAATCTTCTTGGACGAAGGCAGTGTAATTAGAGCTGGTGTATACATCGTAGGTAATGTTTACATTGGTAAAAACTGTGATATAGGTCCTAATTCTTATATCCGTGGTAATTCTTACTTTGGTGACAATGTGCATGTTGGAAATGCTGTTGAAATCAAAAACTCAATAATTATGGAAAATACCAATGTCAGCCACTTAAGCTATGTTGGAGATTCTGTAATTGGTTCTAACTGTAATATTGCAGCAGGAACCAACATTGCAAACTTACGTTTTGACAATAAATCCGTCAAAACAAAAATTAAAGACAAAATGATTGACAGTGGAAGACGTAAATTCGGTTCAATCATTGGAGACTCTGTTAAAACCGGAATCAACTCCAGTTTCTCACCTGGTGTGAAAGTAGGTCATAATGCTACTATTGGTTCTGGAGTTTTATTATATGATGACGTACCTTCTGATACAAGAGTATTAATAAAACAAGATCATATTATTCAAGATAAAAATGAGAAAAAAGAATGA
- the glmM gene encoding phosphoglucosamine mutase, translating into MATKKRLFGTFGVRRTANDVLTPEFATRLAACYGSVVKGKIAVGADTRTTSQMLKDAVIAGLLSAGCDAVDLGTLPTPAVQYAVRQYYDGGIMITASHNPPKFNGLKFLDEFGIGLPDDIELEIESLYFDSEPIRAHWSEIGEKYTNENIIEEYIHTAMSHVDVDAIKEANLKVVIDTGSGAGSFTAPYLARELRCDVTTLNCQADGFFPGRDPEPIEENLQELISVVKELNADIGLAHDGDADRTICIDENGAFVLGDKTFTLVEKQMLKENNGGTIVTTVATSQAIYDIAEEYNGEVIATAVGDLLVARKLKDTDGLFGGEENGGLIFPEFVYGRDAALTVAKLLEIIAKEKKTLSQLVSELPVYYSAKMKTECADDLKEEVMNSIADEVKKTTDYELDTTDGVKIFKDGGWVIIRPSGTEPIFRSYSEGNSQKQADEMAAWGISLIKKYVN; encoded by the coding sequence ATGGCTACTAAAAAAAGATTATTTGGAACTTTTGGAGTTAGAAGAACTGCAAATGATGTTTTAACTCCCGAGTTTGCAACAAGATTAGCAGCATGTTATGGAAGTGTTGTTAAAGGTAAAATCGCAGTTGGTGCAGATACAAGAACCACTAGCCAAATGTTAAAAGATGCAGTTATAGCAGGTTTACTCTCAGCAGGTTGTGATGCTGTAGATTTAGGAACATTACCAACCCCTGCTGTTCAATATGCAGTAAGACAGTATTATGATGGTGGAATCATGATTACTGCTAGCCACAATCCACCTAAATTTAACGGACTTAAATTCTTAGACGAGTTTGGTATTGGACTTCCAGACGATATTGAACTTGAAATTGAAAGTCTTTATTTTGACAGCGAACCAATAAGAGCACACTGGAGCGAGATTGGTGAGAAATACACTAATGAAAATATTATTGAAGAATACATTCACACTGCAATGTCTCATGTTGATGTTGATGCAATCAAAGAAGCTAACTTAAAAGTAGTTATTGATACTGGATCAGGTGCAGGTTCATTTACAGCACCATACTTGGCAAGAGAACTTAGATGTGACGTAACTACTCTTAACTGCCAGGCTGACGGATTTTTCCCAGGTCGTGACCCAGAACCAATTGAAGAAAACTTACAGGAACTCATTTCTGTTGTAAAAGAATTAAATGCAGACATTGGTCTTGCTCATGACGGTGATGCTGACAGAACCATTTGTATTGATGAAAATGGTGCTTTTGTTTTAGGAGACAAGACATTTACTTTAGTTGAAAAGCAAATGCTTAAAGAAAACAATGGTGGAACAATCGTAACAACCGTTGCAACCTCACAGGCTATTTACGACATTGCTGAAGAGTACAACGGAGAAGTTATTGCTACTGCTGTTGGAGATTTACTTGTAGCACGTAAATTAAAAGATACTGACGGTCTTTTCGGAGGAGAAGAAAACGGTGGTTTAATTTTCCCAGAATTTGTTTACGGAAGAGATGCTGCCCTAACAGTAGCTAAACTTTTAGAAATAATTGCAAAAGAAAAGAAAACATTATCACAGTTAGTATCTGAATTACCAGTATACTACTCAGCTAAAATGAAAACTGAATGTGCTGATGATTTAAAAGAAGAAGTAATGAACAGCATTGCTGATGAAGTTAAAAAGACCACTGATTATGAACTTGACACTACAGACGGTGTTAAAATATTCAAAGATGGTGGTTGGGTAATTATTAGACCTTCAGGAACAGAACCTATATTTAGAAGCTATTCTGAAGGAAATTCCCAAAAGCAAGCTGATGAAATGGCCGCTTGGGGAATTAGCTTAATAAAAAAATATGTAAATTAA
- a CDS encoding TetR/AcrR family transcriptional regulator — MTQRNTKEKIFDVSLELFSQKGFNNTSVRQIAREVGIKESSIYNHYPSKQAILDEILKTFQNQLIIYDADEALMDELLEKDPLLFYKTGSGMFRQQLKNEKAMKILRLLFIQMYHDDSIAEYFYDFLFQKPLEFWTSIFDKLIENGIVKDEFDPAMLAREYYAYPMFLLMEIFIQNNSFPDEDLDELFKQSEEHVNFILKAVMI; from the coding sequence ATGACACAGAGAAATACTAAGGAAAAAATTTTTGATGTATCACTCGAATTATTTTCACAAAAAGGATTTAACAACACCTCTGTAAGACAAATAGCCCGTGAAGTAGGTATTAAGGAAAGTTCAATTTATAATCACTATCCTTCAAAACAAGCTATTTTAGATGAAATCCTAAAAACTTTTCAAAATCAACTTATAATTTATGATGCTGATGAAGCACTTATGGATGAATTATTAGAAAAAGATCCTTTATTATTCTATAAAACCGGCTCAGGTATGTTTAGACAGCAGCTTAAAAATGAAAAGGCAATGAAAATTCTCAGACTTTTATTTATTCAAATGTATCATGATGATAGTATTGCTGAGTATTTCTATGATTTTCTTTTTCAAAAACCTTTGGAGTTTTGGACTTCAATTTTTGACAAGTTAATTGAAAATGGAATTGTTAAAGATGAATTTGATCCGGCAATGTTGGCAAGAGAATACTATGCATATCCTATGTTTTTGTTAATGGAGATTTTCATTCAAAATAACTCTTTCCCAGATGAAGATTTGGATGAATTATTCAAGCAATCAGAAGAACATGTTAACTTTATTCTTAAGGCTGTGATGATTTAA
- a CDS encoding tetratricopeptide repeat protein, translating to MPILSFSSNDIDVITGKKTRTIRKAWKTPLKVGDRLYCYWNLVSKEKMKIFEAFVTQIEDISFSELDGNDEIARQEGFKDSKEMLKEFKKMYGGRIDPLEKFQIIYFEKIPIDDWKGDKIDEKAMISKRADILFDSGKFDKSTMCYDAALRLDPHDVYLLNKQGDNLSRLGRFMDAIECYDKALMIEPDNIYILNNKAIALLNSGNINEALKVSNIAYNYRPSSPIVLYWRGFIFEMLGRYEDSLKVYDKLIVIDSENPEVWNSRGNLLTDMGMLEEAIESFNKAVEVCLDDSEMDAAAINRMGNAYIDIGKLDDALDCFNKAISLEKNNIDFLLNKGVVLMELGKFEEAVDSFNRVLLRSPDNEDAFFLKEECLEYL from the coding sequence ATGCCTATTTTATCATTTTCAAGTAACGATATTGATGTTATCACTGGTAAAAAAACTAGAACTATACGTAAAGCATGGAAAACACCTCTTAAAGTCGGAGACAGGCTTTATTGTTACTGGAATTTAGTATCAAAAGAAAAAATGAAAATTTTTGAAGCTTTTGTTACTCAAATCGAAGATATCTCCTTTAGTGAACTTGATGGTAATGATGAAATAGCTCGCCAGGAAGGCTTTAAAGATTCTAAAGAAATGTTAAAAGAATTTAAAAAGATGTATGGTGGGCGTATCGATCCTTTGGAAAAATTTCAAATAATATATTTTGAAAAAATCCCTATCGATGACTGGAAAGGAGATAAAATCGATGAAAAAGCAATGATTTCCAAAAGAGCAGATATTCTCTTTGACAGCGGTAAATTTGACAAATCCACAATGTGTTATGATGCTGCTTTGAGATTGGATCCTCATGATGTTTATTTGTTAAATAAGCAGGGAGATAACCTATCAAGGCTAGGCAGGTTTATGGATGCTATTGAGTGTTATGATAAGGCATTGATGATTGAACCTGACAACATTTACATCCTAAACAACAAGGCAATTGCTCTTTTAAACTCAGGAAACATTAACGAAGCTTTAAAGGTAAGTAATATTGCTTATAACTACCGTCCAAGCAGTCCAATTGTTCTTTATTGGAGAGGATTTATCTTTGAAATGCTTGGAAGATATGAAGACTCTCTAAAGGTTTATGATAAGTTAATAGTAATTGACAGTGAAAATCCTGAAGTGTGGAATTCCCGTGGAAACCTTTTAACTGATATGGGAATGCTTGAAGAAGCTATTGAATCTTTCAATAAAGCTGTTGAAGTTTGTTTGGATGATTCAGAAATGGATGCTGCAGCTATTAACAGAATGGGTAATGCTTATATTGATATTGGAAAACTTGACGATGCTTTAGATTGTTTTAATAAAGCAATTTCTTTGGAAAAAAATAATATTGATTTTTTACTAAACAAAGGTGTTGTTTTAATGGAACTTGGAAAATTCGAAGAAGCAGTTGACAGTTTTAATAGGGTATTACTTAGAAGTCCTGATAATGAGGATGCATTTTTCTTAAAAGAGGAATGTTTAGAATATCTCTAA
- a CDS encoding queuosine precursor transporter, producing MFEDLTKTELYAILTGIFTACLIVSNITAGKTFDFFSFTLPCAVIIFPVIYIVNDVLAEVYGYNKARKVILLGFFMNLVAVICYNITIWLPAPVFFENSQAFSIVLSSTLRLLIASFAAYLVGSLVNAKVMVYLKKWDEKKLFFRCVVSTLFGEGLDALIFITIGFLGTMPLEALIVMIVVQAIFKTGYEIIIYPVTRLVITKVKKLPEI from the coding sequence ATGTTTGAAGATTTAACAAAAACAGAATTGTATGCAATTTTGACAGGTATTTTTACTGCATGTTTGATTGTATCAAATATTACTGCAGGTAAAACATTTGATTTCTTCTCATTTACTCTACCTTGTGCAGTAATCATTTTTCCAGTAATCTACATTGTCAATGATGTGCTTGCAGAAGTTTACGGCTATAATAAGGCACGTAAAGTTATTTTACTTGGATTTTTCATGAATCTTGTTGCTGTTATTTGTTATAATATAACTATCTGGCTTCCAGCACCAGTATTTTTTGAAAATTCACAGGCTTTTAGCATAGTTTTAAGTTCAACTTTAAGACTTTTAATAGCTAGTTTTGCAGCATATCTTGTCGGATCTTTGGTTAATGCAAAAGTAATGGTTTATCTTAAAAAATGGGATGAAAAAAAACTCTTTTTTAGATGTGTTGTTTCAACATTGTTTGGTGAAGGTCTTGATGCATTAATATTTATTACAATTGGTTTTTTAGGTACTATGCCTTTAGAAGCATTAATTGTGATGATTGTGGTTCAGGCAATCTTTAAAACAGGTTATGAA
- the glmM gene encoding phosphoglucosamine mutase: protein MVAKKLFGTSGIRGKVGLEVTCELALNVGKSLAYYLGNSGSVVLGYDTRTTNHMLDQAICAGLLESGINVIKIGMVPTPLVGYATEKLNADAGIMLTASHNPSPYNGIKLWNKNGMAYTSKQEAAIEEIYANKDYISVTWDKVGKLSVNNEIKGEYVDDLVDMVDIKKGLKVVIDCASGAGSEISPLVFRKAGCEVTTLNSQPDGFFPGRNPEPNEENLQTLMKTVVAIGADLGIAHDGDADRMITVDEKGNVSPFDSLLALISKEFDGDIVTTVDAGLCMDESVKGDVIRTPVGDVNVAEAIIEKDASFGGEPSGTWLHPDFCMCPDGILSGLRMAEIVSRDGKLSELLDSIPSYPNIREKITCSSEAKIKVMENMEELLTSAFDDIVEVNPLDGVRLTFADDSWVLVRPSGTEDYIRITLESRDAKRAEEIKDICAKIITENL from the coding sequence ATGGTGGCTAAAAAACTATTTGGAACCTCTGGAATTAGAGGAAAAGTTGGCTTGGAAGTAACCTGTGAACTTGCATTAAATGTTGGAAAATCCTTAGCTTACTATTTAGGCAATTCTGGAAGCGTTGTTTTAGGTTATGATACAAGAACAACCAACCACATGCTTGATCAGGCAATTTGTGCAGGTTTACTTGAAAGTGGTATTAACGTTATAAAAATTGGTATGGTTCCAACTCCATTAGTTGGTTATGCTACTGAAAAACTCAATGCAGATGCAGGTATAATGTTAACTGCATCCCACAATCCGTCCCCATATAACGGAATCAAATTATGGAATAAAAACGGAATGGCATATACTTCTAAACAGGAAGCAGCTATTGAAGAAATATATGCAAATAAAGATTATATCTCAGTAACATGGGACAAAGTAGGTAAATTAAGTGTTAACAACGAAATCAAAGGTGAATACGTCGATGATTTAGTTGACATGGTTGATATTAAAAAAGGTTTAAAAGTTGTAATTGACTGTGCATCCGGTGCTGGAAGCGAAATATCACCTTTAGTATTTAGAAAAGCAGGATGTGAAGTTACAACCCTTAACTCTCAACCGGACGGATTTTTCCCTGGAAGAAACCCAGAACCTAATGAAGAAAACCTACAAACCTTAATGAAAACTGTAGTGGCTATTGGAGCAGATTTGGGAATTGCTCACGACGGTGATGCAGACAGAATGATTACTGTTGATGAAAAAGGTAATGTTTCACCATTCGACTCACTTTTAGCATTAATTTCAAAAGAATTTGACGGAGATATTGTAACAACCGTTGATGCAGGTTTATGTATGGACGAATCTGTAAAAGGAGATGTCATTAGAACTCCTGTAGGTGATGTAAACGTTGCTGAAGCAATCATTGAAAAAGATGCAAGCTTTGGTGGAGAACCTTCTGGAACATGGTTACACCCAGACTTTTGTATGTGTCCAGACGGAATCCTTTCAGGTTTAAGAATGGCTGAAATCGTCTCAAGAGACGGTAAATTATCTGAATTATTAGATTCAATTCCATCCTATCCGAATATCCGTGAGAAAATAACCTGTTCTAGTGAAGCTAAAATTAAAGTAATGGAAAACATGGAAGAATTACTTACCTCTGCATTTGACGATATTGTTGAAGTAAACCCTCTTGACGGAGTTAGATTAACCTTTGCAGATGACAGTTGGGTACTTGTAAGACCTTCCGGAACTGAAGACTACATTAGAATAACTTTAGAATCTCGTGATGCAAAAAGAGCAGAAGAAATTAAAGATATTTGTGCAAAAATCATTACTGAAAACTTATGA
- the hisC gene encoding histidinol-phosphate transaminase, with amino-acid sequence MKARKIVEEMDSYVPGKSQDEIAQDFGLKKEDIIKLGSNENPWGPSPKAMEAVAKEIAAINRYPESQLGELVSEIAKYSGVDDSQVIIGGDGADEIIDVLAKTFIDEGDEFIVPLPSYMYYEYLLKQYGANPVYARWDVEKNELAVDSIYDAITEKTKMIFLCSPNNPNGTLIDREVFIDIASKNPDILIVIDEAYFEYAEVTNKDLINEFDNIFIIRTFSKVLGLAGMRIGYGLACSQIIEYMHRIKPVFSLTKLSFVAALNTLRDTEYIENSIKKGIESRQFLYDEISKIDGLFVYPSKSNYMLINIKETGFTAAELALELMKKGIIVRDCTSFKGLDEFWIRISICTLEEDKKFIEILKEVLE; translated from the coding sequence ATGAAAGCAAGAAAAATTGTAGAGGAAATGGATTCATATGTCCCAGGTAAATCCCAAGATGAAATCGCACAGGATTTCGGATTGAAAAAAGAGGACATTATTAAATTAGGATCTAATGAAAATCCATGGGGTCCATCTCCAAAAGCTATGGAAGCGGTTGCTAAAGAAATTGCAGCTATTAACAGATACCCAGAATCACAATTAGGTGAATTAGTATCAGAAATAGCTAAATATTCTGGAGTAGATGATTCTCAGGTGATTATTGGTGGGGATGGTGCTGATGAAATCATTGATGTTTTAGCAAAAACATTTATTGACGAAGGGGATGAATTTATTGTTCCCCTCCCTTCCTATATGTATTATGAATACTTACTCAAACAATACGGCGCAAATCCGGTTTATGCAAGATGGGACGTTGAGAAAAACGAACTCGCCGTTGATTCTATTTATGATGCAATAACTGAAAAAACCAAAATGATTTTCTTGTGCAGTCCAAACAATCCTAACGGTACTTTAATTGACAGAGAAGTATTTATTGACATTGCTTCTAAAAACCCAGATATATTAATCGTTATTGATGAAGCTTACTTTGAATACGCTGAAGTTACCAACAAGGACTTAATCAACGAATTTGATAATATTTTCATTATTCGTACCTTCTCAAAAGTTTTAGGACTTGCAGGAATGAGAATTGGTTACGGTCTTGCATGCTCTCAAATTATTGAGTATATGCACAGAATAAAACCAGTATTTTCTTTAACTAAATTATCATTTGTAGCTGCTCTAAATACTTTAAGAGACACTGAATACATTGAAAATTCAATTAAAAAAGGTATTGAATCAAGACAATTCTTATATGATGAGATTTCAAAAATCGATGGACTTTTCGTATATCCGTCTAAATCAAATTACATGTTAATTAACATAAAAGAAACAGGTTTTACTGCAGCCGAACTTGCATTAGAACTTATGAAAAAAGGTATTATTGTAAGGGATTGTACTTCATTTAAAGGATTAGATGAATTTTGGATTAGGATTAGTATATGTACTCTTGAAGAAGACAAGAAGTTCATTGAAATCCTAAAAGAGGTTTTAGAGTAA
- a CDS encoding DUF116 domain-containing protein — MDCPLPYQIKDDYYIDVNDFAEDFIKFSNTLGIDDLSQMLELLLIGVYWEVYKKDALILSKRSHDVLATLSSLRNKSKMSKDLIDDVRGMLLTKEFSKDNGENDFDLNKYNLTLLFDYLEATGDFVYQLPHLRKYENNISPDFFEKCGQLSEWFFKNSHKYLASYTLGFEDYFTMNDGTHKMKEDIIFFNSPVELYYLNMLGANLMNRIFRSDFQLRKRKALLLPSCMTILKDKCRAKDTPLGPTCVGCNKNCNVYKIAKDFPHELYLIGHNSDSLKGATKKDLEELGIIGVTCVLNLISGGYQSAGMGIPPQCVLLNHVSCSKHWLSEDCPSTIDVQELSNKI; from the coding sequence ATGGATTGTCCACTTCCATACCAAATAAAAGATGACTACTATATAGATGTCAATGATTTTGCAGAGGATTTTATTAAATTTTCAAATACTTTAGGTATTGATGATTTATCACAAATGCTTGAGTTGCTACTTATTGGTGTTTATTGGGAAGTCTACAAAAAAGATGCATTGATTTTATCTAAAAGATCTCATGATGTACTTGCAACATTGTCAAGTTTGAGAAATAAGTCTAAAATGAGCAAAGATTTGATTGATGATGTAAGAGGAATGTTACTTACAAAAGAATTTTCAAAAGATAATGGTGAAAATGACTTTGATTTGAATAAATATAATTTAACATTGTTGTTTGACTATTTAGAAGCTACTGGAGATTTTGTTTATCAATTGCCACATTTAAGAAAGTATGAAAACAATATTTCACCAGATTTCTTTGAAAAATGTGGGCAGTTATCCGAGTGGTTTTTTAAAAATTCACATAAATATCTTGCTTCATATACACTAGGATTTGAAGACTATTTCACAATGAATGATGGTACTCATAAAATGAAAGAAGATATAATATTTTTTAACAGTCCTGTGGAACTATATTATTTAAACATGCTTGGAGCTAATTTAATGAATAGAATCTTTCGTTCAGATTTTCAGTTGAGAAAAAGAAAGGCATTACTTCTACCTTCATGTATGACAATATTAAAAGATAAGTGCAGGGCAAAAGATACTCCTCTTGGTCCAACATGTGTGGGGTGTAATAAAAATTGTAATGTGTATAAAATAGCTAAAGATTTCCCACATGAATTATATCTTATTGGACATAATTCCGACTCACTAAAAGGAGCAACAAAAAAAGATTTAGAAGAACTTGGTATCATTGGTGTTACCTGTGTTTTAAACCTCATATCTGGAGGTTATCAGTCAGCAGGTATGGGAATTCCTCCTCAATGTGTATTGTTAAACCATGTTTCATGTTCCAAACACTGGTTAAGTGAGGATTGTCCATCAACAATTGACGTCCAAGAACTTTCAAATAAAATTTAA